One window of Pseudomonas sp. FP198 genomic DNA carries:
- a CDS encoding ABC transporter substrate-binding protein, protein MLKHAVIPFLVGAGLLASAPFASAATNLVFCSEGSPAGFDPGQYTTGTDFDASAETMFNRLTQFERGGTAVTPGLATKWDISEDGLTYTFHLREGVKFHTTPYFKPTREFNADDVLFTFNRMINKDDPFRKAYPTEFPYFTDMGMDSNITKIDKVDDHTVKFTLKDVDAAFIQNMAMSFASIQSAEYAAQLLKDGKPADINQKPIGTGPFVFKSYQKDSNIRYTGNKDYWKPEDVKIDNLIFAITTDPSVRIQKLKKNECQITLFPRPADLKALKDDKALKMPDQAGFNLGYVAYNVMEKVKGDDKPNPLADLRVRQALDMAVNKQQIIDSVYQGAGQLAVNAMPPTQWSYDTTIKDAQYDPEKAKALLKEAGVKEGTEIVLWAMPVQRPYNPNAKLMAEMLQNDWSKIGLKVKITSYEWGEYIKRSKGGENQAMIIGWSGDNGDPDNWLNVLFGCDSLAGNNFSKWCDKKFDGLVKEAKRTTDQAKRTELYKQAQHVLKDAVPMTPIAHSTVYQPMRANVQDFKISPFGLNSFYGVSVSK, encoded by the coding sequence ATGCTTAAACACGCGGTCATTCCGTTTTTAGTCGGCGCAGGCTTGTTAGCCAGCGCTCCTTTCGCTTCCGCCGCGACTAACCTGGTGTTCTGCTCCGAAGGCAGCCCGGCCGGTTTTGACCCTGGTCAGTACACCACCGGAACCGACTTCGATGCCTCTGCAGAAACCATGTTCAACCGCCTGACCCAGTTTGAGCGCGGCGGTACCGCCGTGACTCCTGGCCTGGCCACCAAGTGGGACATTTCCGAAGACGGCCTGACCTACACGTTCCATCTGCGTGAAGGCGTCAAGTTCCACACCACCCCGTATTTCAAGCCGACCCGTGAATTCAATGCCGATGACGTGCTGTTCACGTTCAACCGCATGATCAACAAGGACGACCCGTTCCGTAAGGCGTACCCGACCGAATTCCCGTACTTCACCGACATGGGGATGGACAGCAACATCACCAAGATCGATAAGGTCGACGACCACACCGTCAAGTTCACCCTCAAGGATGTCGACGCCGCGTTCATCCAGAACATGGCCATGAGTTTCGCCTCGATCCAGTCCGCCGAGTACGCCGCCCAGCTGCTCAAGGACGGCAAGCCTGCCGACATCAACCAGAAGCCGATCGGCACCGGCCCGTTCGTGTTCAAGAGCTACCAGAAAGACTCCAACATCCGCTACACCGGCAACAAGGACTACTGGAAGCCTGAAGACGTGAAGATCGACAACCTGATCTTCGCCATCACCACCGACCCGTCGGTGCGTATCCAGAAGCTGAAGAAGAACGAGTGCCAGATCACCCTCTTCCCACGCCCGGCCGACCTCAAGGCCCTCAAGGACGACAAAGCGCTGAAGATGCCTGACCAGGCGGGTTTCAACCTGGGTTATGTAGCTTACAACGTGATGGAAAAAGTCAAAGGCGACGACAAGCCCAACCCGTTGGCTGACCTGCGCGTCCGTCAAGCCTTGGACATGGCTGTAAACAAGCAGCAGATCATCGACTCGGTGTACCAAGGTGCGGGACAACTGGCGGTCAACGCCATGCCTCCGACCCAATGGTCCTACGACACCACCATCAAAGATGCCCAATACGACCCTGAAAAAGCCAAGGCTCTGCTCAAGGAAGCCGGCGTCAAGGAAGGCACAGAGATCGTTCTGTGGGCGATGCCGGTTCAACGTCCGTACAACCCGAACGCCAAACTGATGGCGGAAATGCTGCAGAACGACTGGTCCAAGATCGGCCTGAAGGTCAAGATCACCAGCTATGAATGGGGCGAGTACATCAAGCGTTCCAAGGGTGGCGAGAACCAGGCCATGATCATTGGCTGGAGCGGCGACAACGGTGACCCGGACAACTGGCTCAACGTGCTGTTCGGCTGCGACTCGCTGGCCGGCAACAACTTCTCCAAATGGTGCGACAAGAAGTTCGACGGCCTCGTCAAGGAAGCCAAGCGCACCACCGACCAGGCCAAGCGCACCGAACTCTACAAACAGGCGCAACACGTCCTCAAGGACGCCGTGCCGATGACACCTATCGCTCACTCGACGGTGTATCAACCCATGCGCGCCAACGTGCAGGACTTCAAGATCAGCCCCTTTGGCTTGAACTCCTTCTACGGCGTCAGCGTCAGCAAATAA
- a CDS encoding ABC transporter substrate-binding protein, with translation MRHTLVLSALLGTGLLAATSAAQAAGGSLVFCSEGSPAGFDTAQYTTATDNDAAEPLYNRLAEFEKGATNVVPGLATSWDISEDGLKYTFHLREGVKFHTTDYFTPTRDFNADDVLFTFNRMLDPQHPFRKAYPTEFPYFNGMSLNKNIAKVEATGPLTVVMTLNSVDAAFIQNIAMSFASILSAEYADKLLKGGKPSDINQKPIGTGAFEFKSYQKDSNIRYVANKQYWAPERVKLDNLIFSINTDASVRVQKLKANECQITLHPRPADVPALKNDPKLQLIEKPGFNLGYIAYNVRHKPFDQVEVRRALDMAVNKQGILNAVYQGAGQLAQNSMPPTQWSYDDTIKDAPYDPEKAKELLKAAGVKEGTEITLWAMPVQRPYNPNAKLMAEMLQSDWAKIGLKVKIVTYEWGEYIKRTKNGEHDINLIGWTGDNGDPDNWMGTLYSCDAIGGNNYSQWCDQDYDKLIKQAKIVTDREQRTVLYKQAQQLLKQQVPITPIAHSTVNQPLSAKVEGFKVSPFGRNVFSGVSLNP, from the coding sequence ATGCGCCATACCTTGGTTTTATCCGCATTGCTGGGCACCGGCCTGCTGGCCGCTACATCCGCGGCCCAGGCCGCCGGCGGCAGCCTGGTGTTCTGTTCCGAAGGCAGCCCCGCCGGTTTCGACACCGCGCAATACACCACCGCGACCGACAACGATGCCGCTGAACCGCTGTACAACCGCCTGGCCGAATTTGAAAAAGGCGCGACCAATGTCGTGCCGGGCCTGGCGACGAGCTGGGACATTTCCGAAGACGGTCTGAAATACACCTTCCATCTGCGCGAAGGGGTGAAGTTCCACACCACCGACTACTTCACGCCGACCCGGGATTTTAATGCCGACGACGTGCTGTTCACCTTCAACCGCATGCTCGATCCGCAGCATCCGTTTCGCAAGGCCTACCCCACCGAGTTCCCGTACTTCAACGGCATGAGCCTGAACAAGAACATCGCCAAGGTCGAAGCGACAGGACCGTTGACGGTGGTCATGACGCTGAACAGCGTGGACGCCGCGTTCATCCAGAACATCGCCATGAGCTTCGCCTCGATCCTCTCGGCCGAGTACGCCGACAAGCTGCTCAAGGGCGGCAAGCCGAGCGACATCAACCAGAAGCCGATCGGCACCGGGGCTTTCGAGTTCAAGAGCTACCAGAAAGACTCCAACATCCGCTACGTCGCCAACAAGCAGTACTGGGCGCCGGAGCGGGTCAAGCTGGACAACCTGATCTTCTCGATCAACACCGATGCGTCGGTACGGGTGCAGAAGCTCAAGGCCAACGAATGCCAGATCACCCTGCATCCACGCCCGGCCGATGTGCCGGCGCTGAAGAACGATCCCAAGCTGCAACTGATCGAGAAGCCCGGTTTCAACCTTGGCTATATCGCCTATAACGTTCGCCACAAACCCTTCGACCAGGTCGAAGTGCGCCGGGCGCTGGACATGGCGGTGAACAAGCAGGGCATTCTCAACGCCGTGTACCAGGGCGCGGGGCAACTGGCGCAAAACTCCATGCCGCCAACCCAATGGTCCTACGACGACACGATCAAGGACGCTCCCTACGACCCGGAAAAAGCCAAGGAGCTGCTCAAGGCCGCCGGGGTCAAGGAAGGTACCGAAATCACCCTCTGGGCCATGCCCGTGCAACGCCCGTACAACCCCAACGCCAAGCTGATGGCCGAGATGCTCCAGTCCGACTGGGCGAAAATCGGCTTGAAGGTGAAGATCGTCACGTACGAATGGGGCGAATACATCAAGCGCACCAAGAATGGCGAGCACGACATCAACCTGATCGGCTGGACCGGCGACAACGGGGACCCGGACAACTGGATGGGCACGCTGTACAGCTGCGACGCCATTGGCGGCAACAACTACTCCCAATGGTGTGACCAGGATTACGACAAGCTGATCAAGCAGGCCAAGATCGTCACCGACCGCGAGCAGCGCACCGTGCTCTATAAACAGGCCCAGCAGTTGCTCAAGCAGCAAGTGCCGATCACGCCTATCGCCCACTCGACGGTCAATCAGCCGCTGAGTGCCAAAGTCGAAGGGTTCAAGGTCAGCCCCTTCGGTCGCAACGTCTTCTCGGGCGTCAGCCTGAACCCATAA
- a CDS encoding ABC transporter permease subunit: MFSFIARRLGLLIPTFFGITLLTFALIRMIPGDPVEVMMGERRVDPEMHAQAMERLGLNKPLYAQYLDYIGKLAQGDLGESLRTRESVWTEFSSLFPATLELSLAALLFAGILGLLAGVIAALKRGSLFDHGVMGISLAGYSMPIFWWGLILIMFFSVSLGWTPVSGRIDLLYDIEPKTGFMLIDTLLADEPGAFLDALHHLILPAIVLGTIPLAVIARMTRSSMLEVLREDYIRTAKAKGLSPSRVVFVHGLRNALIPVLTVVGLQVGTLLAGAVLTETIFSWPGIGKWLIEAIGARDYPVVQNGILLIACLVILVNFVVDILYGFANPRIRHQR, from the coding sequence ATGTTTAGTTTTATTGCCCGCCGACTGGGATTACTGATTCCCACGTTCTTCGGCATCACCTTGCTGACCTTCGCGTTGATTCGCATGATCCCCGGCGACCCCGTGGAAGTGATGATGGGCGAACGTCGGGTCGATCCCGAAATGCATGCTCAGGCAATGGAACGCCTTGGCCTGAACAAACCGCTGTATGCCCAGTACCTGGACTACATCGGCAAACTGGCCCAGGGCGATCTTGGCGAATCGCTGCGTACCCGTGAAAGCGTATGGACCGAGTTCAGCTCGCTGTTTCCCGCGACCCTGGAACTGTCCCTGGCCGCGCTGTTGTTCGCCGGTATCCTCGGCCTGCTGGCTGGGGTGATCGCGGCACTCAAGCGAGGATCCCTGTTCGACCATGGCGTGATGGGCATCTCCCTGGCGGGATATTCGATGCCGATCTTCTGGTGGGGCCTGATCCTGATCATGTTCTTCTCGGTATCCCTGGGCTGGACACCGGTGTCGGGACGGATCGACCTGCTCTACGATATCGAGCCGAAAACCGGCTTCATGCTGATCGATACGCTGCTGGCCGATGAGCCGGGCGCGTTCCTCGACGCACTGCATCACTTGATCCTGCCGGCCATCGTGCTGGGCACCATTCCGCTGGCGGTGATCGCCCGCATGACCCGTTCCTCCATGCTCGAAGTGCTGCGCGAGGACTACATCCGCACCGCCAAGGCCAAGGGCCTGTCGCCATCGCGCGTGGTCTTCGTGCACGGCCTGCGCAACGCGCTGATCCCGGTGCTGACCGTGGTCGGCCTGCAAGTCGGCACGCTGCTGGCCGGCGCGGTCCTGACCGAAACGATCTTCTCCTGGCCGGGCATCGGCAAGTGGCTGATCGAAGCCATCGGCGCCCGGGACTATCCCGTGGTGCAGAACGGCATCCTGTTAATCGCCTGCCTGGTGATTCTGGTCAACTTCGTCGTGGACATCCTCTACGGCTTTGCCAACCCACGCATCCGTCACCAGCGCTGA
- a CDS encoding OprD family porin — protein MKLSSTAILALAISSITATAYAESQSQAVTPVALKTTSEQSEAKGFIEGQSISGTTRNWYANEQFKRGTKLTYRKNGEARETDRRINWVQGTIVKYNSGFTEGTVGFSTELAAYNAIALDQDRKDLASNNGGAPTTRPGAGNNRTLTREGGDAVGQWSKLGLANLKARVSNTTLTAGRQNFSSPMVDVIGNRALPSSFQGVSLHSEEFENLAFDIATFDRNSPRMEQSQRKFRSEYGDSSVETDHVNTAGISYQPLASLKTSLWATEAEDMWNQYYFGATHELGDSSVLSLTTGLNYYKTVDSGKSKLGEIDNDTYSLSFGLTHQAHSLTFSYQQVNGNEYFDYLHETNGIYLANSLLSDFNGPNEKSFQVAYGLNMAEYGVPGLKFNIYQARGWGIDGTHYNSTGYDVASMDGEHHYEYGIGASYAVQSGPLKATAVRATYTAHRASENQADGSLNEFRLVTTIPFNIL, from the coding sequence ATGAAACTGAGCAGCACCGCGATACTGGCCCTGGCCATCAGCAGCATCACCGCAACGGCCTATGCCGAGTCTCAAAGTCAGGCGGTCACTCCTGTGGCTCTCAAGACCACCAGCGAGCAAAGCGAAGCCAAGGGTTTCATCGAAGGCCAGTCCATCAGTGGCACCACGCGCAACTGGTACGCCAACGAGCAATTCAAGCGGGGCACAAAGCTCACCTATCGCAAGAACGGCGAAGCACGCGAGACCGACCGCCGTATCAACTGGGTTCAGGGCACCATCGTCAAATACAACTCGGGGTTCACCGAAGGCACCGTGGGTTTCAGCACCGAACTGGCCGCCTATAACGCCATCGCCCTGGACCAGGATCGCAAGGATCTGGCGTCCAACAATGGCGGAGCGCCGACCACCCGTCCGGGCGCCGGCAACAACCGTACCCTGACCCGCGAAGGCGGCGACGCCGTGGGCCAGTGGAGCAAACTGGGCCTGGCCAACCTCAAGGCACGCGTTTCCAACACCACCCTGACCGCCGGCCGCCAGAACTTCAGCAGCCCGATGGTCGATGTCATCGGCAACCGTGCGCTGCCTTCCAGCTTCCAGGGTGTGAGCCTGCACAGTGAAGAATTCGAAAACCTGGCGTTCGATATAGCCACCTTCGACCGTAACTCTCCTCGCATGGAACAAAGCCAGCGCAAGTTTCGCTCCGAGTATGGCGACAGCAGCGTCGAGACTGATCACGTCAACACCGCCGGTATCAGTTACCAGCCACTGGCCAGCCTGAAGACCAGCCTCTGGGCGACCGAGGCCGAGGACATGTGGAACCAGTACTACTTCGGTGCCACCCATGAACTGGGCGACAGCTCGGTGCTGAGCCTGACCACCGGCCTGAACTACTACAAGACCGTGGACTCGGGTAAAAGCAAGCTGGGCGAAATCGACAACGACACCTATTCCCTGTCGTTCGGCTTGACGCACCAGGCCCACAGCCTGACGTTCTCTTACCAGCAAGTGAACGGCAACGAATACTTCGACTACCTGCACGAAACCAACGGCATCTACCTGGCCAACTCCCTGTTGTCGGACTTCAACGGCCCGAACGAGAAATCCTTCCAGGTCGCCTATGGCCTGAACATGGCCGAATACGGCGTTCCGGGCCTGAAATTCAACATCTATCAGGCTCGCGGCTGGGGCATCGACGGTACGCATTACAACAGTACCGGTTACGACGTCGCCTCTATGGACGGCGAGCATCACTACGAATACGGTATCGGTGCCTCCTATGCCGTCCAGAGCGGCCCGCTGAAAGCCACCGCGGTCCGTGCGACCTATACCGCCCACCGAGCCAGCGAAAACCAGGCCGACGGCAGCCTCAACGAATTCCGCCTGGTTACCACCATCCCGTTCAACATTCTCTAA
- a CDS encoding ABC transporter substrate-binding protein: MNMNPLRAAIAAALLSVAVGATAKPLVVCTEASPEGFDMVQYTTAVTADAVAETIFNRLADFKPGTTEVIPALAESWDISDDGLTYTFHLRKGVKFHTTDYFKPTRDMNADDVVWSFQRQLDPNHPWHKLSSVGFPYFESMGFKELLKNVEKVDEHTVKFTLTRREAPFLADVAMAFSSIYPAEYADQLLKAGKAAELNSKPIGTGPFIFQRYNKDAQVRFKANPDYFRGKPPADALVLAIATDNNVRMQKLKTNECQIALYPKPDDIPSIKKDPNLKVTELDAMTVSYTALNTSHKYMSDVRVRKAIDLAFDKEAYVNALFGKGNATAAVNPYPPTLLGYNHDLKNPTRDLDKARQLLKAAGVPEGTVFTLFTRNGGGPTNPNPMLGAQMMQADLAKVGIKVDIRVMEWGEMLKRAKNGEHDMVSAGWAGDNGDPDNFLTPMLSCEAAKNGENYARWCNEKFQALLDQARATVNPEERARLYEQAQVIFSQDQPWISMAHTRMFTAMRKNVEGYVISPLTTNNFATTQVK; this comes from the coding sequence ATGAACATGAACCCCCTACGCGCCGCCATTGCCGCCGCACTGCTGAGTGTTGCCGTTGGCGCCACGGCCAAACCCCTGGTGGTTTGCACAGAAGCCAGCCCGGAAGGCTTCGACATGGTCCAGTACACGACTGCAGTCACCGCCGACGCCGTGGCCGAAACGATCTTCAACCGCCTGGCCGACTTCAAGCCCGGCACCACCGAAGTGATTCCTGCCCTGGCCGAGTCCTGGGACATCAGCGACGACGGCCTGACGTATACCTTCCACCTGCGCAAAGGCGTCAAGTTCCACACCACCGATTACTTCAAGCCGACCCGCGACATGAACGCCGACGACGTGGTCTGGAGTTTCCAGCGCCAGCTGGACCCGAATCACCCGTGGCACAAACTGTCGAGCGTGGGTTTCCCGTACTTTGAAAGCATGGGCTTCAAGGAACTGCTCAAGAACGTCGAAAAAGTCGACGAGCACACGGTCAAGTTCACCCTGACCCGCCGCGAAGCACCGTTCCTGGCCGACGTCGCCATGGCGTTCTCCTCGATCTACCCGGCCGAATACGCCGACCAGTTGCTCAAGGCAGGCAAGGCCGCCGAGCTGAACAGCAAGCCGATCGGCACCGGGCCGTTCATCTTCCAGCGCTACAACAAAGACGCCCAGGTTCGCTTCAAGGCCAATCCGGACTACTTCCGGGGCAAACCGCCGGCCGATGCGCTGGTGCTGGCGATCGCCACCGACAACAATGTGCGCATGCAGAAACTCAAGACCAACGAGTGCCAGATTGCGCTGTACCCGAAACCGGACGATATCCCCAGCATCAAGAAAGACCCGAACCTGAAGGTCACCGAGCTGGATGCGATGACCGTTTCCTACACCGCCCTGAACACCAGCCACAAATACATGAGCGACGTGCGGGTGCGCAAAGCCATCGACCTGGCCTTCGACAAGGAAGCCTACGTCAACGCGCTGTTCGGCAAGGGCAACGCCACCGCCGCGGTCAACCCTTACCCGCCGACGCTGCTGGGTTACAACCACGACCTGAAGAACCCGACCCGCGATCTCGACAAGGCGCGCCAGTTGCTCAAGGCAGCCGGCGTGCCGGAAGGCACCGTGTTTACCCTGTTCACTCGCAATGGCGGCGGCCCGACCAACCCCAACCCGATGCTCGGCGCGCAAATGATGCAGGCCGACCTGGCGAAAGTCGGGATCAAGGTCGATATCCGCGTGATGGAATGGGGCGAAATGCTCAAGCGCGCGAAAAACGGCGAGCACGACATGGTTTCCGCCGGATGGGCGGGCGATAACGGCGACCCGGATAATTTCCTGACGCCTATGCTCAGTTGCGAAGCCGCCAAGAACGGCGAAAACTACGCGCGCTGGTGCAACGAGAAATTCCAGGCGCTGCTCGACCAGGCACGCGCCACAGTGAACCCCGAGGAGCGTGCCAGGCTCTATGAGCAGGCCCAGGTGATTTTCAGCCAGGACCAGCCATGGATCAGCATGGCCCACACCCGCATGTTCACGGCAATGCGCAAGAACGTAGAGGGTTATGTAATTAGCCCGCTCACCACCAACAACTTCGCCACCACCCAGGTGAAGTAG